Below is a window of Halolamina sp. CBA1230 DNA.
CTCACAGCAAGACGATGGACGGAGCACAAATTAATGATATCGTCAAACAGGCTGCCGACAACGCAGGTGTTCAGCGTCCTTTGCGACCAGCGAACCCAGAACCTAACGAGGAAATTAAGGAGTGGTTCGTAACGACTCATAGAATTCGACGAAGCGCGATTAGCTACTGGGTCAATGATTGCGAGACTATTGACCTCCATCAGGCACGGCGACTCGCAGGCCACGCACGGTTGGATCAAACGATGGAATACGTGGAAGACGACGAAGAACAATTGGCCGAAGATTATCAACAAGCCATGGGGTAATGAGTTGGTTCTACTGGAATTATATTGGGGTTGCCTCGACTATCAGGCAGATGTTTAAATACGACCATGGCATTAACTGCTTCAGAGCATGTCACAACCAAGTACAGAGAAGAGTGAAACTATATTTGAAAGTGTAAAAGCTATCGAAGCAGACTGCCGAACAGTTGAAGGAATCGCCGAATACAAAGTATATGTCGAAGAAAATTCGATTTCGGATGATATCGCTGAGGGGGCCGGTATCCGTCGTTGGGTTGAGCACGCTGTCGAAAACCACCTTGAAAGAGAACTCTCAAAAGAAGGGCACGATGTCGTCTGTCACGCCCGTGCGAGCGACATCACCGAAGATAGGGCGGTAACTGACGCAGATTTGGAATCAAGCGTATCGGTATATTCGGTGTGGGCTAAATTTCGTTGATTCTCAGGTAGCTCGTTTTGACTTTGAATCTAATGAGAGCCGACCCACGACACGATTAGTGTAGAGGACTCACCTATCGTGCAGTACAGACTACTCATTTGAATCGCCAATAGGCTTATCCCCTGACTGATTATTGTGTGTTAGTCAATGCCTTGCATTAATTGTGGTGAAGATACAGAGATAGCGAGGTTTTCACTCCAATTTGAGCGAGCGAACGGGGACTTGAAAGAACTCGAACTGGAATTATGTGATGACTGTCTTACAGAGATTCTCTCCGAGCGGTGGATCTCCAAAGTATAATCTTAGCCTGGCAACTTCCCTACGAGGCCCCTTACCGACTCTATATTGAGAAACCGCGGCGTTTGCTCGCAATACTGCTCGTATTCGTCGCCGTAGTGTTCACGGAGCCATGGCTCTTCAGCGAATGGGAAGAGGATGTAGATGAGTGCGGTCAGTGACCCATGTACCGCCAGTTTCTGCGAATTTACTGCAAGCATCGCTCCAACGATGAAGGTGACAAACCCGACGCTCTGTGGATTCCGGGTATATTCGTAGATTCCATCGGTTCGAAGATCACCCTCCCGTCCACTACTTTCCATCCACCCGAGTTCGAAGAGTGCTGAGAGCGAAAACGCCATGCCGAACACAGAGAGGAGTGTGCCGACAATTCGAAGGGATACACTCGTAACTCGGAACGAGTCCCAGTCACGGTAGGCCAGCACGGGAAATCCGGTGAAGACTACCGAGAGTGCCGACCAGTTGAACCACCAACGCCATTTACTGTCACCGATCGGCCAGAGACGTCGATCGGGGACAAACACACTGACAACGTATCCAACAATCAGGACAGCATCGGCGATCATCGTGGTGAGAAAGGCACGATCTGATCGGGACGCCATAATCAAGATTGGTTATCATCAGGGTAAAAGCATTAGTGATATTAATTGCTAGCTGTATTTTCATTCTCACTCAGCCCATGGGGAAATCAAATACCCAACTAGTGGAGTTCTTCGGAACGCGACATTTTGTTCCCATTCAACGGGAGAATGGCTGATGAACGGAACGACTAATTGACTAGCGGGGCAACCGGCTATGATGGACGATTCCGGACGGAGCGCAACATTAGGTATTCTGTCGTCACTGATGTCCTTTGCTACCGTCTGGCTCCTACTAGGTGTTCTCCCCGGTACTGTCGCTGCACATGGAACAACTACGGGAGGTCTGTCCCACTGGCACGGTATCGCTCTCTTGGTACTGGGAGGCGTCATAACCGGAGTAGGAATCCTAGCGAAGCGATACGACAAGGGAACACTGAGGATGATTCTCTCTACTGTCTTCGTCGGAATCGTCGTTGCCGCTATCGGCGCAGTGCTGTTTGACGTCCACTCCCCAGACCCTGTCTATAGTGCCAGTAGGATGCCGTTCCCGCGCTCATTCTATCCATTTATTGGGGCCGCTGTTGGGTTATCTGCCATCGTCGTGAGCTTCTTCCTCGGATGGCTACGGTGGCCGACCCGCCCGCGGTACACCTTCCTGGGCATGCTGATGGGCGGCTGGATACTCTACCCGTACATCGTTCCCGGATTCGCCAGCAAGAACCCGCTCGGGTACGCGCTCGTGCTGGGAACTCCGGTCGCCGTCGGGTACGTCCTTTGGACCGATGCAAGCGAAGTTCTTCGAGTCATAATGAACGACCCTCTCGCTCGCCGGTTCGGAACCGGAATCGGCATCGTCACCGGCCTGTTTTTCCTCTCGATCACGGGGTATCTCTCCTTCTTCCCTGAAGAGGGCGTCCCGCAACAGACAGTCATGACGGTGATTCCGGCACAGTATCAGCTCGTCGTCTGGCCGACGTTCGAACTGCTGATCCCAGAAGTGCCCTTCTTCCTCGCTCTTTCGCCAGGCGTCGTCGTTATCGTTGGGACACTCTCCGTGCTGGTCGGGATTCAAGCCAGCCTCATCGCGCGGAAATGGCGGGTTGACGAGCAGGTCGGTGCAACAATGAGTACGGCGAACACATCCGCTATTGTCGGCACATGTACGTGTGGCTGCTGTGGTCCGCTGGTCGCAAAGGTCGCCGTCCTCGTCGCCGGCCCGACGATCACGGCCCCATTGTACTGGGTGTTCGTCGATACATCGTCGCCACTGAGTGTGATCTTCATCGTCGGAAGCATGTTGCTGTTCACGGGCAGCATCCTCTACTCGATTGGGTCAGTATATCATCCAGACCGCTCTACTGATATCGCGTCAGTACAGGCTGACTGAAAGTCTATTTACCGACGCCGTCCGCAACTAGCCTGCTACGGAGTCCACTATGGGAGATGGTCATAGTCACAACGGGGAGGGTCGAAGCAC
It encodes the following:
- a CDS encoding isoprenylcysteine carboxylmethyltransferase family protein, encoding MASRSDRAFLTTMIADAVLIVGYVVSVFVPDRRLWPIGDSKWRWWFNWSALSVVFTGFPVLAYRDWDSFRVTSVSLRIVGTLLSVFGMAFSLSALFELGWMESSGREGDLRTDGIYEYTRNPQSVGFVTFIVGAMLAVNSQKLAVHGSLTALIYILFPFAEEPWLREHYGDEYEQYCEQTPRFLNIESVRGLVGKLPG